The following proteins are encoded in a genomic region of Fervidobacterium pennivorans DSM 9078:
- a CDS encoding M3 family oligoendopeptidase — translation MEWKLERIFANDEAAIENARVHLEEVKRIANEIERETAPQQLAKLIRDFEEHMDEFAKSIQYAWMKYSVDTGSVESQKVLGIIQQLSSELQEQDAIVEVKLASLSDDVLEEIIKLDGNYEHMIKRIIERRKHLLSKDAEQVLALTSVSRRDGIAKIHSRLQSSYTFEMELNGEKKVLTVEEIKALRRSTNGELRKQAMKLFLERFQDDAIVLTEVYNLVVRDYDTESRLRRFPRPISMMNFANEVSDEIVDRLIEVTNEKTEILRRYYDWKSKILGERLTLADIYAPISNKKKEFSFEEAKDIILESYYAFDEKAGSVVESFFKEERIDLYPRKGKVSGAYCIYATTKLPPYVLTNFTNDMYDVMTLAHELGHGLHGSLSRKQTFFNHDTPLTLAELASVFGEFLVFDNLKNKLSKEEKMALIASKIEDIFATTFRQNMFTNFEIRAHDLASKNGYVGWDELNNIYHEELERVFGNVVEIPEWYNNEWASIPHIYETPFYVYAYNFAQCLVIALYQEYLEEGKAFVGKYLELLESGGRYSPEKLLEKVGIDLRKEGFWENAFKFVDGLVEELVAMEKQ, via the coding sequence TTGGAGTGGAAACTAGAAAGGATATTTGCAAATGATGAGGCTGCGATAGAAAATGCAAGGGTACATTTAGAAGAAGTAAAAAGAATTGCTAATGAGATAGAACGTGAAACCGCTCCTCAACAATTGGCGAAATTAATAAGGGATTTTGAAGAGCACATGGATGAGTTCGCCAAGTCTATTCAGTATGCGTGGATGAAGTATTCTGTTGATACTGGGAGTGTGGAAAGTCAGAAGGTTTTGGGTATTATCCAGCAGTTATCATCAGAATTGCAAGAACAGGATGCAATTGTGGAAGTTAAACTCGCATCGTTAAGTGATGATGTGCTTGAAGAGATTATAAAACTGGATGGGAATTATGAGCATATGATTAAACGCATCATTGAAAGAAGAAAACACCTTCTTTCAAAAGATGCCGAGCAAGTGCTTGCGCTAACTTCCGTTTCAAGAAGAGACGGGATTGCGAAGATACACAGCAGGTTGCAGAGTTCATATACATTTGAAATGGAACTCAACGGAGAGAAGAAAGTACTTACGGTTGAAGAGATAAAGGCTTTGAGAAGGTCTACAAATGGTGAACTACGCAAACAAGCAATGAAGTTGTTCCTTGAAAGGTTCCAAGATGATGCGATAGTCCTAACTGAAGTTTACAACCTGGTGGTTAGAGATTACGATACGGAGAGCAGACTCAGAAGGTTTCCAAGGCCTATCTCGATGATGAATTTTGCAAATGAGGTAAGTGATGAAATTGTTGATAGGCTTATAGAGGTAACAAACGAGAAGACAGAAATTTTGAGAAGGTATTATGATTGGAAATCCAAAATTCTCGGCGAGAGGCTCACTTTAGCAGATATATATGCGCCGATTTCGAATAAAAAGAAAGAGTTCAGTTTTGAAGAGGCGAAAGATATAATTTTGGAATCTTATTATGCCTTCGATGAGAAAGCAGGAAGTGTAGTGGAATCTTTCTTCAAAGAAGAGCGGATAGATTTGTACCCAAGGAAAGGAAAAGTAAGCGGGGCGTATTGTATATACGCAACGACAAAACTACCTCCATATGTACTGACTAATTTTACAAATGATATGTACGATGTTATGACCCTTGCTCATGAGCTTGGTCACGGATTACATGGTTCGTTGTCCAGAAAACAGACGTTCTTTAATCACGACACACCGTTAACACTGGCAGAACTTGCGTCTGTATTTGGAGAGTTTTTGGTGTTTGATAATTTAAAGAACAAGCTTTCGAAAGAGGAAAAAATGGCGCTTATTGCCTCTAAAATCGAGGATATTTTTGCAACAACGTTCAGGCAGAATATGTTCACAAACTTCGAGATAAGGGCGCACGATTTAGCAAGTAAGAATGGATACGTTGGATGGGATGAGTTAAACAATATATACCATGAGGAACTCGAAAGAGTTTTCGGAAATGTTGTTGAAATTCCAGAGTGGTACAACAACGAGTGGGCTTCGATACCGCACATTTACGAAACTCCATTTTATGTTTACGCTTACAACTTTGCGCAATGCCTAGTTATTGCGCTTTATCAAGAATATTTAGAAGAAGGAAAGGCTTTTGTGGGCAAGTATTTAGAACTTTTGGAAAGTGGAGGAAGGTATTCTCCGGAAAAATTGCTTGAAAAGGTGGGTATAGACCTAAGAAAAGAAGGATTTTGGGAGAATGCGTTCAAATTTGTCGACGGGCTTGTTGAAGAATTGGTGGCTATGGAAAAGCAGTAA
- the lepA gene encoding translation elongation factor 4, with protein MRTVENVRNICIIAHIDHGKTTLTDRILEMTNAVEKRKMREQYLDSMDIERERGITIKSHPLRVFYKADDGNEYEINIVDTPGHVDFSYEVDRSMAAVEGAILLVDATQGVQAQTVANTYKALEHNLEIIPAVNKIDMPNANIEETVAEIEDLIGIPGEDVFRISAKEGIGVKELLEAVIKLVPAPKTADDGHLRALIFDAKYDKYRGAIAYVRVFDGEIKAGDKIMMMSSGEVYEVGEVGTFTPEMVPVDILKAGDIGYVIAGLKDVSKARIGDTITKPDNPAPEPLPGYKEVKPMVYAGMYPGLPEYYEELRKALEKYKLNDAALVFKPDHSPALGFGFRCGFLGLLHMDVVRERLEREFDMAVILTAPNVEYKVVTHSGEEIFINDPAKFPEEGEVREIYEPYVKLSIITPPEYIGKLMNLVQNEKRGTLVSTENAGHERVVMHFEVPLAEIIFDFFDKMKAVSRGYASMDYEFLEYRKSDLVKITIYVNKEPVDALSFIAHREKAYTIARKLVDKLAELIPQHQFEIPIQAKAGGRFIARSTVKALRKDVLAKCYGGDVTRKMKLLEKQKEGKKRLREIGNVTIPQEAFLAMLRIGEEEE; from the coding sequence ATGAGGACGGTTGAGAATGTAAGGAATATTTGTATTATTGCCCACATTGATCATGGGAAGACTACTCTTACTGACAGGATTTTGGAAATGACAAATGCTGTGGAAAAGAGAAAGATGAGGGAACAATATCTGGATAGTATGGATATCGAGCGGGAGAGAGGCATAACAATTAAGTCTCACCCGCTAAGGGTGTTTTACAAAGCAGATGATGGGAATGAATATGAGATAAATATCGTTGACACTCCAGGTCACGTTGATTTTTCTTACGAAGTTGACAGGAGTATGGCAGCCGTTGAAGGTGCCATTTTGCTTGTTGATGCGACTCAAGGTGTTCAGGCGCAAACGGTGGCGAATACATACAAGGCACTTGAGCACAATCTTGAGATAATTCCTGCAGTTAACAAGATAGATATGCCGAATGCGAATATTGAGGAAACGGTTGCGGAAATTGAGGATTTGATAGGTATACCCGGCGAAGATGTGTTTAGAATTAGTGCGAAGGAAGGAATTGGTGTAAAGGAGTTACTTGAAGCGGTGATTAAATTAGTGCCAGCGCCAAAAACGGCAGATGATGGGCATCTGAGGGCTTTGATTTTTGATGCGAAATATGATAAATACCGTGGTGCTATCGCGTACGTTAGGGTTTTTGATGGTGAGATAAAAGCTGGAGATAAGATAATGATGATGTCTTCTGGCGAGGTTTACGAGGTGGGTGAAGTAGGAACGTTTACACCTGAGATGGTCCCCGTCGATATTCTAAAAGCTGGAGATATAGGGTATGTTATTGCTGGGTTGAAGGATGTCTCTAAAGCAAGGATAGGTGACACTATTACCAAGCCCGATAATCCAGCACCTGAGCCGTTACCTGGTTACAAAGAGGTCAAGCCGATGGTGTATGCCGGCATGTATCCTGGTTTGCCAGAGTATTATGAAGAGTTGAGAAAGGCTTTGGAGAAATACAAGCTGAACGATGCGGCACTTGTGTTCAAGCCAGACCATTCACCGGCACTTGGGTTTGGTTTCAGGTGTGGATTTTTGGGATTGTTGCACATGGATGTTGTTAGAGAAAGGCTCGAACGAGAGTTTGATATGGCGGTTATTCTTACTGCGCCAAACGTTGAGTACAAGGTTGTAACTCACAGTGGCGAGGAGATTTTTATAAACGACCCGGCAAAATTCCCGGAAGAAGGCGAAGTTAGGGAGATTTATGAGCCTTATGTGAAACTCTCGATAATCACACCTCCTGAATATATTGGTAAGTTGATGAATTTGGTGCAGAATGAGAAACGTGGCACTTTGGTGTCTACCGAGAATGCAGGTCATGAGCGTGTTGTGATGCATTTTGAGGTGCCACTTGCAGAGATTATTTTTGACTTTTTCGATAAGATGAAGGCTGTCAGTCGTGGTTACGCATCGATGGACTATGAATTTTTGGAATATCGAAAGAGCGACCTTGTTAAGATAACGATATATGTTAATAAAGAACCAGTAGATGCGCTTTCGTTTATTGCGCATAGAGAAAAGGCTTATACAATAGCAAGAAAACTTGTCGATAAGCTTGCAGAGCTTATACCACAACACCAATTTGAGATACCAATTCAAGCAAAAGCCGGTGGAAGATTCATTGCACGCTCTACAGTCAAAGCGCTTAGGAAAGATGTGCTTGCAAAGTGTTATGGTGGAGACGTGACAAGAAAGATGAAGCTATTAGAGAAGCAAAAGGAAGGTAAGAAGAGGCTCAGAGAAATCGGCAACGTGACAATTCCTCAGGAAGCATTCCTTGCTATGTTAAGAATTGGCGAGGAAGAGGAATAA